One window from the genome of Acidobacteriota bacterium encodes:
- the tmk gene encoding dTMP kinase, which yields MQPLFQDQPEGLQLGIGGGSVGRFIALEGIEGSGKTLQLSLLSEEFRRRDIPTVVTREPGGTPFGSRLRRILLESKGPGREAEAELLLYLADRFQHLAEVIEPALRQGRTVLCDRYHAATLAYQGYARGIGFSLVDELAHPLRIRMPDLTLILDLEVESGLARARRRNAVEGNQAWGRFEAETMRFHRRVREGYRLLAERDPDRITLVDASGDPQETLKKLLSELEGKALIG from the coding sequence GTGCAACCCTTGTTTCAGGACCAGCCGGAAGGCCTGCAACTCGGCATCGGCGGGGGATCCGTGGGCCGATTCATAGCACTCGAAGGCATCGAGGGTTCGGGAAAAACGCTGCAGTTGTCGCTGCTGTCGGAAGAGTTCAGGAGACGCGATATTCCCACCGTCGTGACCCGGGAGCCGGGCGGCACTCCCTTCGGTTCGCGCCTGCGCCGCATCCTCCTGGAATCCAAGGGACCCGGCCGGGAGGCCGAGGCCGAACTGCTCTTGTACCTGGCGGACCGTTTTCAGCATCTGGCGGAGGTGATCGAACCGGCGCTCCGGCAGGGGCGAACGGTCCTTTGCGATCGCTACCACGCCGCGACGCTGGCCTACCAGGGTTACGCCCGCGGCATCGGATTCTCGCTGGTCGATGAACTCGCACATCCTCTCCGGATCCGCATGCCCGATCTGACCCTGATCCTGGATCTGGAAGTGGAATCCGGGTTGGCTCGCGCCCGCAGGAGGAATGCCGTCGAGGGCAACCAGGCCTGGGGCCGCTTCGAAGCGGAGACCATGCGGTTCCACCGGCGGGTCCGGGAGGGATATCGACTCTTGGCAGAGCGGGATCCGGACCGGATCACGCTGGTTGACGCTTCCGGAGACCCGCAAGAGACTCTGAAGAAACTGCTGTCCGAACTGGAGGGGAAAGCACTGATCGGCTAG
- a CDS encoding YggS family pyridoxal phosphate-dependent enzyme, which translates to MQDLRSRLDSLLAEIDRTARSCGRDGRDIQLLAVTKVFPAAVVSHAVAAGQTRFGENRVQEAAAKIPAVDDSALEWHLIGHLQSNKVRRAVQLFDVIQTLDSEKLISRVARCAREMGKALAVYIQVNLGRETQKYGVDPATVGQLVRLVDRSPPLVLQGLMAIPPYAADPEASRPYFRQLARLAREISRSRPEPVTGLSMGMSHDYRVAIEEGATLLRVGSKLFGKRPS; encoded by the coding sequence ATGCAGGATTTGAGATCCCGACTGGACAGTCTGCTGGCCGAAATCGACCGGACGGCGCGGTCCTGCGGCCGGGACGGGCGCGACATTCAGCTTCTGGCCGTGACCAAGGTGTTTCCCGCCGCGGTCGTTTCACACGCCGTCGCGGCCGGGCAGACACGGTTCGGCGAGAATCGCGTTCAGGAGGCCGCGGCCAAGATTCCCGCCGTCGACGATTCCGCACTGGAGTGGCATCTGATCGGCCATCTCCAATCCAACAAGGTGCGCCGTGCGGTCCAGCTCTTCGACGTGATCCAGACCCTGGACAGTGAGAAGCTCATCTCCAGGGTGGCCCGATGCGCCCGGGAGATGGGAAAGGCTCTCGCCGTCTACATCCAGGTCAATCTGGGCCGGGAGACACAGAAATACGGCGTCGACCCCGCCACCGTGGGACAGCTCGTAAGGCTGGTGGACCGGTCGCCGCCCCTGGTTCTCCAGGGCTTGATGGCCATTCCACCCTATGCCGCGGACCCGGAAGCGTCGAGACCCTATTTTCGGCAGTTGGCCCGATTGGCCCGGGAAATCAGCCGATCCCGGCCGGAGCCCGTCACCGGCCTTTCCATGGGAATGAGCCACGACTATCGCGTGGCCATCGAGGAAGGGGCCACCTTGCTCAGGGTCGGGTCGAAGCTGTTCGGAAAACGTCCCTCTTGA
- a CDS encoding vitamin B12-dependent ribonucleotide reductase gives MGKLAEAVSGSRIGLEHHFSRPDIHPFDDVEWETRSAEIKDWKTGKVSFRQDDLEFPKFWSQRATDIVSSKYFRGHLGTPGRERSVKQLIGRIVDTITGWGSKMDYFDSDADAKTFNHELSYLLLHQVAAFNSPVQFNVGIKEKPQCSACFINTVDDSMEHIMKLARTEATIFKGGSGSGVNLSKIRASTEPLAAGGFASGPVSFMRGYDSFAGAIKSGGATRRAAKMVILDAEHPDIEEYIWCKAKEEKKAQQLIELGYDDSIDGEAYRSVQFQNANNSVGVTDEFMKAVISDGEWRTRRVIDGKVDRVYKAADMMQWIAEATWQCGDPGLQFKTTLNEWHTSPNAGPINACNPCSEYVFLDNSACNLASLNLMKFLKPDGQFDTKSFRHAVSVLILAQEIIVDNSSYPTEEIEEISHDFRTLGLGYANLGAYLMAQGLSYDSDQARNTAAAITALMTGQAYLTSARIAERMGTFAGFESNRIPMMGVIHKHRSALTQIDSALVPMNLLHAGMEVWDKAIEKGTQSGFRNAQVTLLAPTGTIAFMMDCDTTGIEPDFSLVKIKKLVGGGTLKIVNHTIPRALRTLGYDEGEQKAILDYINRKDTVEGAPNLVRDHLPVFDCADTPANGVRSIHPMGHIKMCGAVQPFLSGAISKTVNLPNSATVEEIKDAYIQGWKHGMKSVSIYRDGCKLVQPLSTKDSSRQALAAQHRNMPKDHPALQHEFRIRGFKGFLTMGMYPEDEELGEIFVNFSKQGSTLQGMAMAWAIAISMGVQRGVPIEDYIRMFSHMSFEPAGFTDNPQIPFATSIPDYVVRYLASRFLDTEIQEELGIHQVRPNGSVQDGVQVSFSEYSRSAEPASPSGKLVEDVRADSPACLQCGNLMQRNGNCYVCTVCGTTSGCS, from the coding sequence ATGGGGAAGCTGGCGGAAGCGGTATCGGGGTCTCGGATCGGGCTTGAGCATCATTTCTCCAGACCCGACATCCATCCCTTCGATGACGTGGAATGGGAGACGCGTTCCGCTGAAATCAAGGATTGGAAGACGGGCAAGGTCAGTTTCCGCCAGGACGATCTGGAGTTTCCCAAGTTCTGGTCCCAACGGGCCACCGACATCGTTTCCAGCAAATACTTCCGCGGCCATCTGGGCACCCCCGGGCGGGAGCGGAGCGTCAAGCAGCTCATCGGGCGCATCGTCGACACCATCACGGGTTGGGGTTCCAAGATGGATTACTTCGACTCGGACGCCGACGCCAAGACCTTCAACCACGAGTTGAGCTACCTGCTGCTGCACCAGGTCGCGGCGTTCAATTCGCCGGTTCAGTTCAACGTCGGGATCAAAGAGAAGCCCCAGTGCTCCGCCTGCTTCATCAACACCGTGGACGATTCCATGGAGCACATCATGAAGCTGGCCCGGACCGAAGCCACCATCTTCAAGGGTGGGTCCGGCTCGGGCGTGAACCTGTCCAAGATCCGCGCCTCCACGGAACCCCTCGCCGCCGGCGGCTTCGCTTCCGGTCCCGTCTCCTTCATGCGGGGATACGACAGCTTCGCCGGAGCGATCAAAAGCGGCGGCGCAACGCGCCGGGCCGCCAAGATGGTCATCCTGGACGCCGAACATCCCGACATCGAGGAATACATCTGGTGCAAGGCCAAGGAGGAGAAGAAGGCTCAGCAGCTCATCGAATTGGGATACGACGACTCCATCGATGGAGAGGCCTACCGGTCCGTCCAGTTCCAGAACGCCAACAACAGCGTCGGAGTGACCGATGAATTCATGAAGGCCGTGATTTCCGACGGCGAGTGGCGAACCCGGCGGGTCATCGACGGCAAGGTCGACCGCGTCTACAAGGCTGCCGATATGATGCAGTGGATTGCCGAAGCGACTTGGCAGTGCGGCGATCCCGGCCTGCAATTCAAGACCACTCTCAATGAGTGGCACACCAGTCCCAACGCGGGCCCCATCAACGCTTGCAATCCCTGCTCCGAGTACGTCTTCCTCGACAACTCGGCATGCAATCTGGCCTCCCTGAACTTGATGAAGTTCCTGAAGCCGGACGGACAGTTCGACACCAAGTCCTTCCGCCATGCCGTATCCGTCTTGATCCTGGCTCAGGAGATCATCGTCGACAACTCCAGCTATCCCACCGAAGAGATCGAAGAGATCAGTCACGATTTCAGGACGTTGGGATTGGGATACGCGAATCTGGGAGCGTATTTGATGGCGCAGGGGCTGTCCTACGACAGCGACCAGGCGCGGAACACGGCCGCCGCCATCACCGCGCTGATGACGGGACAGGCCTACTTGACCAGCGCCCGGATCGCGGAGCGCATGGGGACTTTCGCCGGGTTCGAGAGCAACCGCATTCCCATGATGGGTGTCATCCACAAGCACCGGAGCGCCCTCACCCAGATCGATTCGGCCCTGGTGCCCATGAACCTTCTCCACGCCGGCATGGAGGTTTGGGACAAAGCCATCGAGAAGGGGACTCAATCGGGCTTCCGGAATGCCCAGGTGACCCTGCTGGCCCCGACGGGGACCATCGCCTTCATGATGGACTGCGACACCACCGGCATCGAGCCGGACTTCTCACTGGTGAAGATCAAGAAGCTGGTCGGTGGAGGCACCCTCAAAATCGTCAACCACACCATTCCCCGGGCTCTCCGGACTCTGGGGTACGACGAGGGTGAGCAGAAGGCGATTCTGGACTACATCAACCGGAAGGATACGGTAGAGGGTGCGCCCAACCTGGTGAGGGACCATCTCCCCGTGTTCGATTGCGCGGACACTCCGGCGAATGGGGTCCGCTCCATTCATCCCATGGGGCACATCAAGATGTGCGGCGCCGTGCAGCCCTTTCTCTCCGGAGCGATTTCCAAGACGGTCAACCTGCCCAATTCGGCCACGGTCGAGGAGATCAAGGACGCCTATATCCAGGGCTGGAAACACGGGATGAAGTCCGTCTCCATCTATCGGGACGGATGCAAGCTGGTCCAGCCGCTGTCGACCAAGGACAGCAGCCGCCAGGCTCTCGCGGCTCAGCACCGGAACATGCCCAAGGATCATCCGGCGCTGCAGCATGAATTCCGAATTCGTGGTTTCAAGGGTTTCCTGACCATGGGGATGTATCCGGAAGACGAAGAGTTGGGCGAGATCTTCGTCAATTTTTCGAAGCAGGGATCGACGCTGCAAGGCATGGCCATGGCGTGGGCCATCGCCATTTCCATGGGGGTTCAACGCGGAGTGCCCATCGAAGACTATATCCGCATGTTCTCTCACATGAGCTTCGAGCCGGCAGGGTTTACCGACAATCCCCAGATTCCCTTCGCCACGTCCATTCCCGATTACGTGGTCCGGTACTTGGCGAGCCGGTTCCTCGACACCGAGATTCAGGAGGAGCTCGGGATCCATCAGGTCCGGCCCAACGGCAGTGTCCAGGATGGCGTCCAGGTGAGTTTCTCCGAGTACTCGCGGTCTGCCGAACCGGCCAGCCCGTCGGGAAAGCTGGTGGAGGATGTTCGGGCAGACTCGCCCGCCTGCCTCCAGTGCGGGAACCTGATGCAGCGGAACGGAAACTGCTACGTGTGCACCGTCTGCGGCACCACGTCGGGATGTAGTTGA